In Halomarina salina, one DNA window encodes the following:
- a CDS encoding AAA family ATPase, which produces MTRGVDLAVQGAEKRDAGRGIARLSNATMQTLGVLSGDTIVIEGERETVAKVWPGGEDGAVKVDAGTRQNASVKIGDTVTVREEDVDDADSVMVSLPNTPEVTNADLADYVKRRLLQRPIQIGDSVSLSDTGVEARVESTSPETVVRVVDETRVTVQTGSRKLKSSQGSSGGQRRRGSGSSSGSPSSSSDVEEQLGGATSRPTADGPKTDVTYEDIGGLDEELELIREMVELPLSEPDLFRRLGVDPPRGVLLHGPPGTGKTLIAKAVANEVSANFFTISGPEVVSKYKGDSEEKIREKFAEARQNSPAILFIDEIDSIAGERDDDADMENRVVAQLLTELDGMSGREEVIVIGATNRVDSIDPALRRGGRFDREIEIGVPNEEGRREILDVHTLGMPLDDDVDLDRLAERTHGFVGADIRTLSTEAAMSALRRYRHERDEDPDTPLTVTRADFEAAMAAVDPSAMREYVVETTNTTFEDVGGLDEAKATLRESVIWPLSYENLFEATNTNPPTGILLYGPPGTGKTLLARAIAGESGVNFIHVAGPELIDKYVGESEKAVREVFDRARQTAPTIVFFDEVDAIAAARGGEQDVTERVVSQLLTELDGLASNPNLVVLAATNRYEAIDPALLRPGRFESHVEVPLPDEAARRLILSVHTEGKPLGEDIDLDELAAETEGYSGADLEALVRQASLFAIRALATDVGPEEANERADEIRISREHFEDARSKVEPPGSGR; this is translated from the coding sequence ATGACACGTGGCGTGGACCTCGCGGTCCAAGGTGCGGAGAAGCGCGACGCGGGTCGCGGTATCGCACGACTCTCCAACGCGACGATGCAGACGCTCGGCGTGCTGAGCGGTGACACCATCGTCATCGAAGGCGAACGCGAGACTGTGGCGAAGGTGTGGCCCGGCGGCGAGGACGGCGCGGTGAAGGTCGACGCGGGCACCCGACAGAACGCGTCGGTGAAGATCGGCGACACCGTCACCGTCCGCGAGGAGGACGTCGACGACGCCGACAGCGTCATGGTGTCGCTGCCGAACACGCCGGAGGTCACGAACGCCGACCTCGCGGACTACGTGAAGCGACGCCTCCTCCAGCGACCCATCCAGATCGGCGACAGCGTCTCGCTCAGTGACACGGGCGTCGAGGCGCGCGTCGAGTCCACCAGCCCCGAGACGGTCGTCAGGGTCGTCGACGAGACGCGGGTCACCGTCCAGACCGGCAGCAGGAAACTCAAGAGTTCGCAGGGGTCCTCGGGCGGGCAGCGCCGTCGCGGCAGCGGTTCCTCGTCCGGTTCTCCCTCCTCCTCGTCCGACGTCGAGGAGCAACTCGGCGGGGCGACGTCCCGGCCGACGGCGGACGGACCGAAGACCGACGTCACCTACGAGGACATCGGCGGACTCGACGAGGAGCTGGAGCTCATCCGCGAGATGGTCGAACTCCCGCTCTCCGAACCCGACCTGTTCCGACGACTCGGCGTCGACCCGCCGCGAGGTGTCCTGCTCCACGGCCCGCCCGGCACCGGGAAGACGCTCATCGCGAAGGCCGTCGCCAACGAGGTGTCGGCGAACTTCTTCACCATCTCCGGTCCCGAAGTCGTCTCGAAGTACAAGGGCGACTCCGAGGAGAAGATCCGCGAGAAGTTCGCCGAGGCGCGCCAGAACTCGCCGGCCATCCTGTTCATCGACGAGATCGACTCCATCGCGGGGGAACGCGACGACGACGCCGACATGGAGAACCGCGTCGTCGCCCAGTTGCTGACCGAACTCGACGGGATGTCCGGCCGCGAGGAGGTCATCGTCATCGGCGCGACGAACCGCGTCGACTCCATCGACCCCGCCCTCCGTCGTGGTGGCCGGTTCGACCGCGAGATCGAGATCGGCGTCCCGAACGAGGAGGGCCGTCGCGAGATTCTGGACGTCCACACGCTCGGGATGCCGCTCGACGACGACGTGGACCTCGACCGCCTCGCGGAGCGCACCCACGGGTTCGTCGGCGCGGACATCCGTACGCTGTCGACCGAGGCCGCGATGTCCGCGCTGCGGCGCTACCGCCACGAACGCGACGAGGACCCCGACACCCCGTTGACGGTCACGCGGGCGGACTTCGAGGCTGCGATGGCCGCGGTCGACCCGAGCGCGATGCGCGAGTACGTCGTCGAGACGACCAACACCACCTTCGAGGACGTGGGCGGGCTCGACGAGGCGAAGGCCACCCTCCGCGAGTCGGTCATCTGGCCGCTCTCCTACGAGAACCTGTTCGAGGCGACGAACACCAACCCGCCGACGGGCATCCTCCTCTACGGACCGCCCGGCACCGGGAAGACGCTGCTCGCCCGCGCCATCGCGGGCGAGAGCGGCGTCAACTTCATCCACGTCGCCGGCCCCGAACTCATCGACAAGTACGTCGGCGAGAGCGAGAAGGCGGTCCGCGAGGTGTTCGACCGTGCCCGACAGACCGCGCCGACCATCGTCTTCTTCGACGAGGTGGACGCCATCGCGGCCGCCCGCGGCGGCGAGCAGGACGTGACCGAGCGCGTCGTCTCACAGCTCCTGACGGAACTCGACGGACTCGCGTCGAACCCGAATCTGGTGGTGCTCGCGGCGACGAACCGTTACGAGGCCATCGACCCCGCACTCCTCCGTCCCGGCCGGTTCGAGTCACACGTCGAGGTCCCCCTGCCGGACGAGGCTGCCCGCCGACTCATCCTCTCGGTCCACACCGAGGGGAAGCCGCTCGGCGAGGACATCGACCTGGACGAACTCGCCGCCGAGACCGAGGGCTACTCCGGCGCGGACCTCGAAGCGCTCGTCCGGCAGGCGTCGCTGTTCGCCATCCGCGCGCTGGCAACGGACGTCGGTCCGGAGGAAGCGAACGAACGCGCCGACGAGATTCGCATCTCGCGTGAACACTTCGAGGACGCACGCTCGAAGGTCGAACCGCCAGGGAGCGGTCGGTAG
- a CDS encoding DEAD/DEAH box helicase, whose product MDAFAHLGDRVRSALSKRGFETPTEPQRRAIPALADGGHGLVIAPTGTGKTETAMLPVFDAIVREREDEGTPFGISALYITPLRALNRDMRQRLDWWAEELGLDVDVRHGDTTQYQRGKQADDPPDVLVTTPETLQAMLTGKKLRRALSDVSHVVVDEVHELAASKRGAQMAIGLERLRELAEEFQCIGLSATVGDPEEVGRFLTGDRGCSIIEVDAGSNLDLRVLTPEVTVEDERLAGKLMTKPDVASHVRAIRDIVEENDSTLVFVNTRQTAEALGSRFKKLETNIGIHHGSLSKEARIDVEDRFKSGALDALLCTSSMELGIDVGRIDHVVQYQSPREVSRLLQRVGRAGHRRDVVSQGTIIATMPDDTFESLAICRRAERGQVEPANIHHGSLDTVANQVVGLVMDFGDIGAMRAYELVTRAYPFRDVTREQFRDVVRELSSNRILWIDEEADELQKSGGTWQYFYANLSMIPDEATYAVEDMASGRQVGTLDERFVVNFAQPGEVFIQRGEMWRITEVDEEEEAVKVTPVEDPGGEVPSWVGQEIPVPYDVAQDVGDLRYDARSRFDRGEDRPTVSRWVAEGYPTDDHTASEALEQLERHTQAMPSSDRLMVESYGREIVLNACFGHKVNETLGRLLSALLGQQTGSSVGMEIDPYRIELEVPGGTSASDVLALLRQTDPDHVASLIELSLKNADALKFKLAQVAAKFGSLKRWQGKGSRQFGRSRLLEALRDTPMYDEAVREILHEDLDVDGAADVLRRVQSGALTVETVTERTPVGMGGRSSGQELLSPENADASVIETVRERIQEDNVLLFCLHCQEWERRQEVRRVADQPECPLCGSTRVAALNPWADEVVDAVKRAEKDDEQRKQTERAYQSANLVQSHGKQAVVALAARGVGPHNAARIIAKLREDEDDFYRDILQQERRYARTKSFWD is encoded by the coding sequence ATGGACGCGTTCGCCCACCTCGGCGACCGCGTCCGGTCGGCGCTGTCGAAACGCGGGTTCGAGACGCCCACCGAGCCACAGCGCCGTGCGATTCCCGCGCTGGCCGACGGCGGCCACGGCCTCGTCATCGCGCCGACGGGCACCGGGAAGACGGAGACGGCGATGCTCCCGGTGTTCGACGCCATCGTCCGCGAGCGAGAGGACGAGGGCACCCCCTTCGGCATCTCGGCGCTCTACATCACGCCGCTCCGGGCGCTGAACCGCGACATGCGCCAGCGACTGGACTGGTGGGCGGAGGAACTCGGGCTGGACGTCGACGTCCGTCACGGCGACACGACGCAGTACCAGCGGGGGAAACAGGCCGACGACCCGCCGGACGTGCTGGTGACGACGCCCGAGACGTTACAGGCGATGCTGACCGGGAAGAAGCTGCGACGGGCGCTGTCGGACGTGAGCCACGTCGTCGTCGACGAGGTGCACGAACTCGCGGCCTCGAAGCGGGGCGCGCAGATGGCCATCGGACTGGAGCGACTGCGAGAACTCGCGGAGGAGTTCCAGTGCATCGGCCTCTCAGCTACCGTCGGTGACCCCGAGGAGGTCGGGAGGTTCCTCACGGGCGACCGTGGCTGCTCTATCATCGAGGTGGACGCGGGGAGCAACCTCGACCTGCGGGTGCTGACGCCCGAGGTGACCGTCGAGGACGAGCGACTGGCGGGGAAGCTGATGACGAAACCGGACGTGGCGAGTCACGTTCGGGCGATACGGGACATCGTCGAGGAGAACGACTCGACGCTCGTGTTCGTCAACACCCGACAGACCGCCGAGGCGCTCGGGTCGCGGTTCAAGAAGCTGGAGACGAACATCGGCATCCACCACGGGTCGCTGTCGAAGGAGGCCCGCATCGACGTCGAGGACCGGTTCAAGTCCGGGGCGCTCGACGCGCTCCTCTGTACGTCGTCGATGGAACTCGGCATCGACGTGGGCCGCATCGACCACGTCGTCCAGTACCAGTCGCCCCGCGAGGTGTCCCGCCTGCTCCAGCGCGTCGGGCGCGCGGGCCACCGCCGGGACGTGGTCTCGCAGGGGACGATCATCGCCACGATGCCCGACGACACGTTCGAGTCGCTGGCCATCTGCCGGCGTGCGGAGCGGGGGCAGGTCGAACCCGCGAACATCCACCACGGGAGCCTCGACACCGTCGCCAACCAGGTCGTCGGCCTCGTCATGGACTTCGGAGACATCGGCGCGATGCGGGCCTACGAACTCGTGACGCGGGCGTATCCGTTCCGCGACGTGACCCGCGAGCAGTTCCGCGACGTGGTCCGGGAGCTCTCCTCGAACCGCATCCTCTGGATAGACGAGGAGGCAGACGAACTGCAGAAGTCGGGCGGGACGTGGCAGTACTTCTACGCCAACCTCTCGATGATTCCCGACGAGGCGACGTACGCCGTCGAGGACATGGCCTCGGGGCGGCAGGTCGGGACGCTCGACGAACGGTTCGTCGTCAACTTCGCCCAGCCGGGGGAGGTGTTCATCCAGCGCGGCGAGATGTGGCGCATCACCGAGGTGGACGAGGAGGAGGAGGCGGTGAAGGTGACGCCCGTCGAGGACCCCGGCGGCGAGGTGCCGTCGTGGGTCGGCCAGGAGATTCCGGTACCCTACGACGTCGCACAGGACGTCGGCGACCTGCGATACGACGCTCGCTCGCGGTTCGACCGGGGCGAGGACAGACCGACCGTCTCCCGGTGGGTCGCCGAGGGCTACCCCACCGACGACCACACGGCGAGCGAGGCGCTCGAACAGCTAGAGCGCCACACGCAGGCGATGCCGTCGAGCGACCGCCTGATGGTCGAGTCGTACGGCCGCGAGATAGTGCTCAACGCCTGCTTCGGCCACAAGGTCAACGAGACGCTCGGTCGCCTGCTGTCGGCACTGCTCGGGCAGCAGACCGGCTCCTCCGTCGGGATGGAGATCGACCCGTACCGCATCGAACTGGAGGTGCCGGGCGGGACGAGCGCGAGCGACGTCCTCGCGCTCCTCCGGCAGACGGACCCCGACCACGTCGCGAGCCTCATCGAACTCTCCCTGAAGAACGCCGACGCGCTGAAGTTCAAACTCGCGCAGGTCGCCGCGAAGTTCGGGTCGCTGAAGCGCTGGCAGGGGAAAGGCTCCCGACAGTTCGGCCGCTCGCGCCTGCTCGAAGCGCTCCGCGACACGCCGATGTACGACGAGGCGGTCCGCGAGATTCTCCACGAGGACCTCGACGTCGACGGCGCGGCGGACGTCCTCCGCCGCGTCCAGTCGGGCGCACTCACCGTCGAGACGGTGACCGAGCGAACTCCTGTCGGGATGGGCGGGCGCTCGTCGGGACAGGAGCTCTTGAGTCCGGAGAACGCCGACGCGAGCGTCATCGAGACGGTCCGCGAGCGCATCCAGGAGGACAACGTGCTGCTGTTCTGTCTGCACTGCCAGGAGTGGGAGCGCCGTCAGGAGGTCCGGCGCGTCGCCGACCAGCCGGAGTGCCCGCTCTGCGGGTCGACGCGCGTCGCGGCGCTCAACCCGTGGGCCGACGAGGTGGTCGACGCCGTCAAGCGCGCCGAGAAGGACGACGAGCAGCGCAAGCAGACCGAGCGCGCCTACCAGTCCGCGAACCTCGTCCAGAGCCACGGCAAGCAGGCCGTCGTCGCCCTCGCGGCACGCGGGGTCGGCCCGCACAACGCCGCGCGCATCATCGCCAAACTGCGGGAGGACGAGGACGACTTCTACCGCGACATCCTCCAGCAGGAGCGCCGCTACGCCCGGACGAAGTCGTTCTGGGACTGA
- a CDS encoding metallophosphoesterase: MFEPVPDEPVGVADCGGERALVVADYHAGLEVALRYDGVEIRSQASDRRQHLLELLDATDADRVVFLGDLGNAIGNPSREERQELTTLLGTVSERVPVTVVKGNHDGDAEAWAAESERDHPVEVTPTNGIRLGDVGFVHGHTWPAPEVAAASVVCMGHEHPKIRLEDEVGGARAERIWLRGPLAPDPFVEHYGEADREEEESRDQYDVTGELVVCPAFNDLLGGTWTNAGQGFLAPYLPAGMPDAQAYLLNGTRLGPYQNV; this comes from the coding sequence GTGTTCGAACCGGTCCCGGACGAACCGGTCGGCGTCGCCGACTGCGGGGGGGAACGTGCGCTGGTGGTCGCCGACTACCACGCGGGCCTCGAAGTCGCGCTGCGCTACGACGGCGTCGAGATTCGCTCGCAGGCCAGCGACCGCCGCCAGCACCTGCTGGAACTGCTCGACGCGACCGACGCGGACCGCGTCGTCTTCCTCGGGGACCTCGGGAACGCCATCGGGAACCCCTCGCGCGAGGAGCGCCAGGAGTTGACGACGCTCCTCGGGACGGTCAGCGAGCGCGTCCCCGTCACCGTCGTCAAGGGGAACCACGACGGCGACGCCGAGGCGTGGGCCGCCGAGAGCGAACGCGACCACCCGGTCGAGGTGACGCCGACGAACGGCATCCGCCTCGGTGACGTCGGCTTCGTCCACGGGCACACCTGGCCCGCACCGGAGGTAGCCGCGGCGAGCGTCGTCTGCATGGGCCACGAACACCCGAAGATACGACTCGAAGACGAGGTCGGCGGCGCGCGAGCCGAGCGCATCTGGTTGCGCGGCCCGCTGGCCCCTGACCCGTTCGTCGAGCACTACGGAGAGGCAGACCGGGAGGAGGAGGAATCACGCGACCAGTACGACGTCACGGGCGAACTCGTCGTCTGTCCGGCGTTCAACGACCTGCTCGGCGGGACGTGGACGAACGCGGGCCAGGGGTTCCTCGCGCCGTACCTCCCCGCAGGAATGCCCGATGCGCAGGCGTACCTGCTGAACGGGACGCGCCTCGGCCCGTATCAGAACGTGTAG
- a CDS encoding RPA family protein, translating into MSSTPGNREVAYRLFAAEFEEASYSYSESDEERAPNYVVTPTGARVNRLFAAGVLTEVAQAGDSILRARVVDPTGAFVVYAGQYQPEAMSFLDDAETPSFVAVTGKARTFQPEDSDLVYTSVRPETVSEVDAPTRDRWTVTAAKRTLERIGVFAAALETGLTGDTLATALREAGVDASLAAGIPIAIEQYGTTTAYLAALQEVALDAVRRVAGETDEVRELDISPGEGGDESFTPAIPADVDVSVAAAGVADSASPEGSADGSAPESGTPEPAAATDEPDATGDPVEEPSSEPVEEGVDAGEEPAGEPVAEEESSAPSASDESAAAESPSAEAAPSGAEPTEAEPSGTTPTGTEPTEAEPTEAEETVADAAETVDPDTEYEDDGTEPVEAPEADEESTEEPSFEEPEPESGDADAGAYEMDEETREEVESEFGTDFSTGNEVDPAGEADIETPDADDLDEPASESDESAVAETGSEATPASEPDEPSFEPASDDEATDVDATASGSEPEPASETEPASEAEPKTEPEPETDAGDTEPADESDADAEADADLDTVLVEEMKALDDGDGAPREELVARVGDRTGADESTVDDAIQDALMSGQCYEPEDGRLKPI; encoded by the coding sequence GTGAGTTCGACGCCCGGCAACCGCGAGGTCGCCTACCGCCTGTTCGCCGCCGAGTTCGAGGAGGCGAGCTACTCGTACTCCGAGTCGGACGAGGAGCGTGCGCCGAACTACGTCGTCACGCCGACGGGCGCGCGCGTCAACCGCCTGTTCGCCGCGGGCGTCCTCACCGAGGTCGCCCAGGCCGGCGACAGCATCCTGCGAGCGCGCGTCGTCGACCCGACGGGCGCGTTCGTCGTCTACGCCGGGCAGTACCAGCCCGAGGCGATGAGCTTCCTCGACGACGCCGAGACGCCGTCGTTCGTCGCCGTGACTGGTAAGGCCCGAACGTTCCAGCCCGAGGATTCGGACCTCGTCTACACGAGCGTCAGGCCCGAGACCGTCAGCGAGGTGGACGCGCCGACGCGCGACCGCTGGACCGTGACGGCCGCGAAACGCACGCTCGAACGCATCGGCGTGTTCGCCGCCGCACTCGAGACGGGGCTGACCGGCGACACGCTGGCCACCGCGCTCCGCGAGGCGGGCGTCGACGCCAGCCTCGCCGCCGGCATCCCCATCGCCATCGAGCAGTACGGGACGACGACGGCGTACCTCGCGGCGCTACAGGAGGTGGCGCTCGACGCCGTCCGACGCGTCGCCGGGGAGACCGACGAGGTGCGCGAACTCGATATCTCGCCCGGCGAGGGCGGCGACGAGTCCTTCACGCCCGCCATCCCCGCCGACGTCGACGTGTCGGTGGCGGCGGCCGGCGTGGCCGACAGTGCGAGCCCAGAGGGGTCTGCAGACGGTTCAGCCCCCGAATCCGGGACGCCGGAACCAGCGGCGGCGACCGACGAACCGGACGCGACGGGCGACCCGGTGGAGGAGCCGTCCTCGGAACCGGTCGAGGAAGGCGTCGACGCGGGCGAGGAGCCAGCGGGCGAACCGGTCGCCGAGGAGGAGTCGTCCGCTCCGAGCGCGTCCGACGAGTCGGCAGCCGCCGAGTCGCCGTCGGCCGAGGCAGCACCATCCGGGGCAGAGCCGACGGAAGCAGAACCCTCGGGAACTACACCGACGGGGACGGAACCGACGGAGGCAGAACCGACCGAGGCGGAGGAGACGGTCGCGGACGCCGCAGAGACCGTCGACCCCGACACAGAGTACGAGGACGACGGGACCGAACCGGTCGAGGCTCCGGAAGCAGACGAGGAGTCGACCGAGGAACCGTCGTTCGAGGAGCCCGAACCGGAGTCCGGTGACGCCGACGCGGGAGCCTACGAGATGGACGAGGAGACCCGCGAGGAGGTCGAGTCGGAGTTCGGCACCGACTTCTCGACGGGCAACGAGGTGGACCCGGCCGGCGAGGCCGACATCGAGACGCCGGACGCGGACGACCTCGACGAACCCGCCAGCGAGAGTGACGAATCAGCGGTCGCCGAGACAGGTTCGGAGGCCACCCCGGCCTCCGAACCGGACGAGCCCTCGTTCGAACCGGCCAGCGACGACGAAGCGACGGACGTGGACGCGACGGCGAGTGGGTCGGAGCCGGAACCTGCGTCCGAGACAGAACCTGCGTCCGAGGCAGAACCGAAGACCGAACCCGAACCCGAAACCGACGCCGGAGACACGGAGCCAGCGGACGAATCGGATGCAGACGCAGAGGCCGACGCCGACCTCGACACGGTCCTCGTCGAGGAGATGAAGGCGCTCGACGACGGTGACGGTGCGCCGCGCGAGGAACTCGTCGCCCGCGTCGGTGACCGAACCGGCGCGGACGAGTCGACGGTCGACGACGCCATCCAGGACGCGCTGATGAGCGGCCAGTGCTACGAACCCGAGGACGGCCGGCTCAAACCCATCTGA
- a CDS encoding Single-stranded DNA binding protein, translated as MDIDQTAEELASDLGVDKQEVSDDLRKLVEYDVPMDEAVQSLRRKYGGGGGGGGSAPSTKEIGAVSTDDASVTVTGRVLTVGKRTIRYQGDDFTIFEGELADDTGRISYTAWNDFGLAVGDTIRAGNAGVREWEGNPELNLGDSTDVETLDEELDVPYEVGGDRSLADLSPGDRGRTLEVTVVEVEERTIDGRDGETDILSGVFADESARLPFTDWNPREEIVEGASLRVEDVYVREFRGVPSVNLSEFTVVGELDREVEERATARRLDVGEAVRGGGAFDVELVGSLLDVRDGSGLVQRCPECNRVIQNGQCRSHGEVEGVDDLRTKAILDDGTGTVTVVLDRELTERVYDGTLEDALDHARDAMDKEVVAETVADRIVGQEYRVRGSLSVDDYGANLDAEEFDRVQEAAEDRADALLAEVDG; from the coding sequence ATGGATATCGACCAGACTGCCGAGGAGCTCGCCTCCGACCTCGGTGTGGACAAACAGGAGGTCAGCGACGACCTGCGGAAGCTCGTGGAGTACGACGTCCCGATGGACGAGGCGGTTCAGAGCCTGCGCCGGAAGTACGGCGGCGGAGGCGGTGGCGGCGGGAGCGCTCCCTCGACCAAGGAGATCGGCGCGGTGTCGACGGACGACGCGAGCGTCACCGTCACGGGCCGGGTGTTGACCGTCGGGAAGCGCACCATCCGGTACCAGGGCGACGACTTCACCATCTTCGAGGGCGAGCTGGCCGACGACACGGGGCGCATCTCCTACACCGCGTGGAACGACTTCGGCCTCGCGGTTGGCGACACCATCCGCGCCGGCAACGCGGGCGTCCGCGAGTGGGAGGGGAACCCAGAACTGAACCTCGGCGACTCGACCGACGTCGAGACGCTCGACGAGGAACTCGACGTGCCCTACGAGGTCGGCGGCGACCGCTCGCTGGCCGACCTCTCGCCGGGCGACCGCGGCCGGACCCTCGAAGTGACCGTCGTGGAGGTCGAAGAGCGGACCATCGACGGCCGCGACGGCGAGACCGACATCCTCTCCGGCGTGTTCGCCGACGAGTCCGCGCGACTGCCGTTCACCGACTGGAACCCCCGCGAGGAGATCGTCGAGGGCGCGTCGCTCCGCGTCGAGGACGTCTACGTCCGGGAGTTCCGGGGCGTCCCGTCGGTCAACCTCTCGGAGTTCACCGTCGTCGGCGAACTCGACCGCGAGGTGGAGGAGCGCGCGACGGCCCGCCGCCTCGACGTGGGCGAGGCCGTCCGCGGGGGCGGCGCGTTCGACGTGGAACTCGTCGGCAGCCTGCTCGACGTGCGCGACGGCTCGGGGCTCGTCCAGCGCTGCCCGGAGTGCAACCGAGTCATCCAGAACGGGCAGTGTCGCTCCCACGGCGAGGTCGAGGGCGTCGACGACCTGCGGACGAAGGCCATCCTCGACGACGGAACGGGCACCGTCACCGTGGTGCTCGACCGCGAACTGACCGAGCGCGTCTACGACGGGACGCTGGAGGACGCGCTGGACCACGCCCGCGACGCGATGGACAAGGAGGTCGTGGCGGAGACGGTCGCCGACCGAATCGTCGGGCAGGAGTACCGCGTCCGCGGGTCGCTCTCGGTCGACGACTACGGCGCGAACCTCGACGCCGAGGAGTTCGACCGCGTCCAGGAGGCCGCCGAGGACCGTGCCGACGCGCTGCTCGCGGAGGTGGACGGATGA
- a CDS encoding 2,5-diamino-6-(ribosylamino)-4(3H)-pyrimidinone 5'-phosphate reductase — MYVHVNAAVSADGKLSTRRREQVRISGDEDFARVDRLRAESDAVLVGVGTVLADDPSLVRFDREHRETVEKSGVPTRVVADSRARTPPDAAILAGDAPTTVLASEVAPSERVETLREVGASVVVAGEDRVDLTRAFDELESSGVEDLMVEGGGELVFSLFEAGLVDDLTLYVGSLVLGGRDAPTIADGEGFVDRETFPRLSLDGVERLDDGVVLGWSVEEQA, encoded by the coding sequence GTGTACGTCCACGTCAACGCCGCTGTGAGCGCGGACGGGAAGCTCTCGACGCGGCGACGCGAGCAGGTACGCATCTCGGGCGACGAGGACTTCGCCCGCGTCGACCGGCTCCGGGCCGAGAGCGACGCGGTGCTGGTCGGGGTCGGGACCGTGCTGGCAGACGACCCGTCGCTGGTCCGGTTCGACCGCGAGCACCGGGAGACGGTCGAGAAGTCGGGGGTCCCGACGCGCGTGGTGGCGGACTCGCGGGCGCGGACGCCGCCCGACGCGGCCATCCTCGCGGGCGACGCCCCGACGACGGTGCTGGCGAGCGAGGTCGCACCGAGCGAGCGGGTGGAGACGCTCCGAGAGGTAGGTGCGAGTGTCGTCGTCGCCGGCGAGGACCGCGTGGACCTCACGCGTGCGTTCGACGAACTGGAGTCCTCGGGCGTCGAGGACCTCATGGTCGAAGGGGGCGGCGAACTCGTCTTCTCGCTGTTCGAGGCGGGACTGGTCGACGACCTCACGCTGTACGTCGGCAGCCTCGTCCTCGGCGGACGCGACGCTCCGACCATCGCCGACGGCGAGGGGTTCGTCGACCGAGAGACGTTCCCGAGGCTCTCGCTGGACGGCGTGGAGCGACTGGACGACGGCGTGGTGCTCGGCTGGTCCGTCGAGGAACAGGCGTAG